The Pangasianodon hypophthalmus isolate fPanHyp1 chromosome 5, fPanHyp1.pri, whole genome shotgun sequence genome includes a window with the following:
- the LOC113524338 gene encoding PR domain zinc finger protein 15 isoform X1, which produces MSSAGDRQRSSRESRAPDPDPASSQLSEDVKIETSGVGTSASVGHTPPVDHQSGAVHMKLTPQGCVKKEEMLELNVCNSGNDLNNIPEVSSIKEEETDDKDYLYCEVCKSFFFKKCDVHGPALFVPDTPVPMGVPDRARQTLPPGLEIRKSGIPDAGLGVFNKGETVPVGAHFGPYQGELVDREEAMNSGYSWVISRSGQREEYIDAKREMYANWMRYVNCAHNDGEQNLMAFQYQGGILYRCCRPINPGQELLVWYEANYAKDLGTTFDYLWNKKCSTNGAASNLQAAYKRVREENLRLKAKVDSLQERVAALEADKVFLQNSLSAALAKKVTGLDEEASEEERKTIVMRTKKKVAKKRERSSSSSSVSSSSSSSSSSLQKKKYKKGKGKEKRKKYRAGEKRQKRVLLPEHALDRYQRVLKAVASGLTKTEAYAKVGVDRKTVADSACIAELAECDEDAYNRLRASFKRGDKMSDFVARCKELCSEEPLKTEIIKKKEAGSLLDIFERKQNKT; this is translated from the exons ATGAGTTCAGCAGGAGACAGACAGCGCTCCTCCAGAGAGTCTCGGGCTCCTGATCCTGATCCAGCTTCCTCACAG CTATCTGAGGATGTGAAAATAGAAACTTCAGGTGTAGGGACATCAGCCTCTGTGGGACACACCCCACCTGTGGACCATCAGAGTGGAGCAGTCCATATGAAGCTTACACCTC AAGGCTGTGTGAAGAAAGAGGAGATGCTGGAGCTGAATGTCTGCAACAGTGGAAATGACCTGAACAACATTCCTGAAGTTTCCTCCATTAAAGAGGAAGAAACCGACGATAAAGACTACCTCT ACTGTGAAGTTTGCAAATCCTTTTTCTTCAAAAAGTGTGATGTTCACGGTCCAGCACTCTTCGTCCCTGATACTCCTGTTCCCATGGGAGTCCCTGACCGAGCCAGACAAACTCTTCCTCCTGGATTAGAGATTCGGAAGTCCGGTATTCCTGACGCAGGCTTGGGAGTGTTTAATAAGGGGGAGACTGTTCCAGTTGGCGCACACTTCGGACCCTACCAGGGAGAGCTGGTAGACAGAGAGGAAGCTATGAACAGTGGCTACTCCTGGGTG atATCCAGGAGTGGACAGCGTGAGGAATACATAGATGCCAAGAGAGAGATGTATGCTAACTGGATGAG GTATGTGAATTGTGCCCATAATGATGGCGAGCAGAATCTTATGGCATTTCAGTATCAAGGAGGAATTCTGTACCGATGCTGTCGACCCATTAATCCAGGACAGGAGCTCTTGGTGTGGTATGAAGCAAATTATGCCAAAGATCTCGGCACTACGTTTGACTACCTATGGAACAAAAAGTGCTCCACAAATG GAGCTGCTTCAAACCTTCAAGCAGCATACAAAAGGGTCAGGGAAGAGAACTTAAGATTAAAGGCAAAAGTGGACAGCCTTCAAGAGCGGGTAGCTGCCCTTGAGGCTGACAAGGTGTTTTTGCAGAATAGTCTTTCAGCAG CACTTGCAAAGAAAGTCACTGGTTTGGATGAGGAAGcatcagaagaagaaagaaaaacaattgtgatgaggacaaagaaaaaagtggcTAAAAAGAGGGAACGTAGCTCATCTTCctcctctgtctcttcctcctcctcatcttcctcatcctcactgcaaaaaaagaagtataaaaaggggaaaggaaaagaaaagagaaagaagtaCAGGGCTGgtgaaaaaaggcagaaaagag TTCTACTGCCAGAGCATGCACTGGACCGGTATCAGAGGGTCCTAAAGGCAGTGGCATCAGGTCTTACAAAGACTGAGGCCTATGCTAAAGTCGGCGTAGATAGGAAGACGGTTGCTGATTCAGCATGTATTGCCGAACTGGCAGAATGTGATGAGGATGCTTACAATAGACTTCGAGCATCTTTTAAACGAGGAGACAAAATGTCAGACTTCGTGGCCAGGTGTAAAGAACTCTGTAGTGAGGAGCCACtaaaaacagaaattattaaaaaaaaggaagcggGATCGCTACTGGACATTTTTGAACggaagcaaaataaaacataa
- the LOC113524338 gene encoding PR domain zinc finger protein 15 isoform X2, translating into MSSAGDRQRSSRESRAPDPDPASSQLSEDVKIETSGVGTSASVGHTPPVDHQSGAVHMKLTPRCVKKEEMLELNVCNSGNDLNNIPEVSSIKEEETDDKDYLYCEVCKSFFFKKCDVHGPALFVPDTPVPMGVPDRARQTLPPGLEIRKSGIPDAGLGVFNKGETVPVGAHFGPYQGELVDREEAMNSGYSWVISRSGQREEYIDAKREMYANWMRYVNCAHNDGEQNLMAFQYQGGILYRCCRPINPGQELLVWYEANYAKDLGTTFDYLWNKKCSTNGAASNLQAAYKRVREENLRLKAKVDSLQERVAALEADKVFLQNSLSAALAKKVTGLDEEASEEERKTIVMRTKKKVAKKRERSSSSSSVSSSSSSSSSSLQKKKYKKGKGKEKRKKYRAGEKRQKRVLLPEHALDRYQRVLKAVASGLTKTEAYAKVGVDRKTVADSACIAELAECDEDAYNRLRASFKRGDKMSDFVARCKELCSEEPLKTEIIKKKEAGSLLDIFERKQNKT; encoded by the exons ATGAGTTCAGCAGGAGACAGACAGCGCTCCTCCAGAGAGTCTCGGGCTCCTGATCCTGATCCAGCTTCCTCACAG CTATCTGAGGATGTGAAAATAGAAACTTCAGGTGTAGGGACATCAGCCTCTGTGGGACACACCCCACCTGTGGACCATCAGAGTGGAGCAGTCCATATGAAGCTTACACCTC GCTGTGTGAAGAAAGAGGAGATGCTGGAGCTGAATGTCTGCAACAGTGGAAATGACCTGAACAACATTCCTGAAGTTTCCTCCATTAAAGAGGAAGAAACCGACGATAAAGACTACCTCT ACTGTGAAGTTTGCAAATCCTTTTTCTTCAAAAAGTGTGATGTTCACGGTCCAGCACTCTTCGTCCCTGATACTCCTGTTCCCATGGGAGTCCCTGACCGAGCCAGACAAACTCTTCCTCCTGGATTAGAGATTCGGAAGTCCGGTATTCCTGACGCAGGCTTGGGAGTGTTTAATAAGGGGGAGACTGTTCCAGTTGGCGCACACTTCGGACCCTACCAGGGAGAGCTGGTAGACAGAGAGGAAGCTATGAACAGTGGCTACTCCTGGGTG atATCCAGGAGTGGACAGCGTGAGGAATACATAGATGCCAAGAGAGAGATGTATGCTAACTGGATGAG GTATGTGAATTGTGCCCATAATGATGGCGAGCAGAATCTTATGGCATTTCAGTATCAAGGAGGAATTCTGTACCGATGCTGTCGACCCATTAATCCAGGACAGGAGCTCTTGGTGTGGTATGAAGCAAATTATGCCAAAGATCTCGGCACTACGTTTGACTACCTATGGAACAAAAAGTGCTCCACAAATG GAGCTGCTTCAAACCTTCAAGCAGCATACAAAAGGGTCAGGGAAGAGAACTTAAGATTAAAGGCAAAAGTGGACAGCCTTCAAGAGCGGGTAGCTGCCCTTGAGGCTGACAAGGTGTTTTTGCAGAATAGTCTTTCAGCAG CACTTGCAAAGAAAGTCACTGGTTTGGATGAGGAAGcatcagaagaagaaagaaaaacaattgtgatgaggacaaagaaaaaagtggcTAAAAAGAGGGAACGTAGCTCATCTTCctcctctgtctcttcctcctcctcatcttcctcatcctcactgcaaaaaaagaagtataaaaaggggaaaggaaaagaaaagagaaagaagtaCAGGGCTGgtgaaaaaaggcagaaaagag TTCTACTGCCAGAGCATGCACTGGACCGGTATCAGAGGGTCCTAAAGGCAGTGGCATCAGGTCTTACAAAGACTGAGGCCTATGCTAAAGTCGGCGTAGATAGGAAGACGGTTGCTGATTCAGCATGTATTGCCGAACTGGCAGAATGTGATGAGGATGCTTACAATAGACTTCGAGCATCTTTTAAACGAGGAGACAAAATGTCAGACTTCGTGGCCAGGTGTAAAGAACTCTGTAGTGAGGAGCCACtaaaaacagaaattattaaaaaaaaggaagcggGATCGCTACTGGACATTTTTGAACggaagcaaaataaaacataa